The Deltaproteobacteria bacterium genome segment CGGCGGCTTCCAGAACAACGGCAACGGGAACGGCAACGGTGCCCCCTCGTACGGCACGCCGCCGCAAGGTTTCCAGGGCTCGAGCCACCAGCAAGCGCCGACCAACACGCAGGATAATCCGGCCTATCGCCAGTACCCGCCGAACAACTACGCGCCGCCGCACAACGTGAACTCGCCCGCGCCCAACTCCGGCAACGCCGTCCACGGCGCGCCCCCGGTGAACCAGACGCCGCAGAAGAAGAAGCCGGCCGACGGCAAGAAGGAACATCACTAGATCGGTCGCGACGTGATGCAGCACCGAGGCCTCCGCCCTGGCGGGGGCCTTCGTGTTTTTCCGGGGGGCAGGTGCAGTGTCTGCGCGCGACGTGGTATGGACGCCGCCCGCAACTGGTCACTTGGGAGGCGTGATGCTCAACAGATTCCTGCTCGCGGTGCTGCTGTTCCTGCCCGCGCATGCGCTCGCGGCCGGCTTCGAGATCCCCGACAACGGCACCCAGGCCCTGGGGCGCGGCGGCGCCTTCACCGCCGTGGCCGACGACGGCTCCGCCATCGAGTACAACCCCGCGGGCCTCACCCAGATGAAGGGGCTCTCGCTCACCATCGACGCGAACTTCATCAACCACCACGTGAGCTTCCTGCGGACCGCGCCGGACGGCAGCAACGACTCGGTGCCCCTCCAGGAGGTGCACAACATGGGCGGGACGTTCATCTCGCCCCTGGCGTCGATCTCCTACGGGCGGAGCTTCCTGCCGCTCGACGCGTTCGCCGTGGCGGTGGGCTTCTACACGCCGTCGGCGGTGGGCAAGTACAAGTTCCCCGCGCCCGGTGATAACCCCGCGGTGGACGCGCCGAACCGCTACCAGCTCATCCAGAACAACATCATCATCGTCTACCCGACGCTCTCCGTGGCCTACAAGCTTCCCCTGCCCATCTACGCCGCCATCGGCGTGAGCGGCGAGATGGTGGTCACCAGCTTCGACTTCGACCAGGACCTCTACGCGCAGCCCTCCACGGCCACCGCGCTGGGCACCCAGCCGGGGTCGAACGGAAAGTCCCCGGGCGTGGGCGGCATCTACCGCGGACCTGGCGTCGCCGGCAGCACCAAGTGCCCCGGCGCCTACGATCCGAACTGCCACGGGACCGCCACGTTCGGCTCGCCCTCGGCTTCGCCCACGGCGCTGCGCCTCGAAGACCCGATCTGGGACGCCGACGTGAACATGAGCGTCACCGGCAAGAAGGCCTTCACCGCGGTGCTGGGCGGCCTGGTGAAGTTCGGCCCGGTGGCGGTGGGCGCGAGCTACCGTCCGGGCTACGCCATCCACGCCGACGGCACGCTCAAGGTGAACCTGCCCGGCATCCTCACCGCCGACACCCCCGACAACTCGCCCAACGGCCCCAGCTCCACCCTCGGCGCCAAGGCCACGGTGACCGGCGATCAGGCCAGCCTGGACTTCAAGTGGCCGTCGGTGTTTCGCGCGGGCGCCG includes the following:
- a CDS encoding outer membrane protein transport protein, translated to MLNRFLLAVLLFLPAHALAAGFEIPDNGTQALGRGGAFTAVADDGSAIEYNPAGLTQMKGLSLTIDANFINHHVSFLRTAPDGSNDSVPLQEVHNMGGTFISPLASISYGRSFLPLDAFAVAVGFYTPSAVGKYKFPAPGDNPAVDAPNRYQLIQNNIIIVYPTLSVAYKLPLPIYAAIGVSGEMVVTSFDFDQDLYAQPSTATALGTQPGSNGKSPGVGGIYRGPGVAGSTKCPGAYDPNCHGTATFGSPSASPTALRLEDPIWDADVNMSVTGKKAFTAVLGGLVKFGPVAVGASYRPGYAIHADGTLKVNLPGILTADTPDNSPNGPSSTLGAKATVTGDQASLDFKWPSVFRAGADVAIPVVPGHLDISADYTYETWSVVDNFVLTPHGVSITSPLTGATAVAPVIIPKHMQNAQSFRGGMQWELPVPVVKLQTRLGGYYEKSAIPEAYSTIDLAHFDRFAVTGGASVGINLGDIVGPIMLDLGALYSPPVTRQVRDSAVPLAASDPYLATDPVGNGNYTSSVFILSAGIRAHFGI